In the genome of Trueperaceae bacterium, one region contains:
- a CDS encoding proline racemase family protein yields MEFSATYTTVDAHTGGEPLRVVTAGVPRIPGATILEKRRWVRDNLDHVRRALMWEPRGHADMYGCYVTEPVTAGADLGVIFMHNEGYSDMCGHGIIALATVAVAQGLVPRVVGETRVGIDSPAGFIEAFVAWDGRRVGAVRFLNVPSFLYRRDVHVNTPGFGDLSVDIAFGGAFYAYLDGAAAGLEVVPANVRELIELGDQVKRAVMAGVEIQHPEVSELNRLYGTIIAGPPRDQANHQANVCVFAEREVDRSPTGTGTSGRVAQLVARGRLALGEELRNESIVGSLFTGKAVARTRVGEFDAVVPEVSGTAHVVGFNQWVVEPGDVLGEGFLVR; encoded by the coding sequence ATGGAGTTCTCCGCCACCTACACCACCGTAGACGCGCACACCGGCGGCGAGCCGCTGCGCGTCGTCACGGCCGGCGTCCCCCGCATCCCCGGCGCCACCATCCTGGAGAAGCGCCGCTGGGTGCGGGACAACCTCGACCACGTGAGGCGCGCCCTGATGTGGGAGCCGCGTGGGCACGCCGACATGTACGGCTGTTACGTCACCGAGCCCGTCACCGCTGGCGCCGACCTGGGCGTCATCTTCATGCACAACGAGGGCTACTCCGACATGTGCGGCCACGGCATCATCGCCCTGGCCACCGTGGCGGTGGCGCAGGGGCTCGTGCCGCGGGTGGTGGGCGAGACGCGCGTGGGGATAGACAGCCCCGCCGGGTTCATCGAGGCGTTCGTGGCGTGGGACGGTCGGCGCGTTGGCGCCGTGCGCTTCCTCAACGTGCCGTCGTTCCTGTACCGGCGGGACGTGCACGTGAACACGCCCGGTTTCGGCGACCTGAGCGTGGACATCGCCTTCGGGGGCGCCTTCTACGCCTACCTCGACGGGGCGGCGGCCGGCCTGGAGGTGGTGCCGGCCAACGTGCGCGAGTTGATCGAGCTGGGCGACCAGGTGAAGCGCGCCGTGATGGCCGGCGTGGAGATCCAGCACCCGGAGGTGAGCGAGCTGAACCGTCTCTACGGCACGATCATCGCGGGACCGCCGCGCGACCAAGCCAACCACCAGGCAAACGTGTGCGTGTTCGCCGAGCGCGAGGTGGACCGCTCGCCCACGGGCACGGGCACGTCGGGGAGGGTGGCGCAGCTGGTGGCGCGTGGGCGGCTCGCCCTCGGCGAGGAGCTGCGCAACGAGAGCATCGTAGGTTCCCTCTTCACCGGCAAGGCCGTGGCGCGCACGCGCGTGGGGGAGTTCGACGCCGTTGTGCCGGAGGTGAGCGGCACGGCGCACGTCGTGGGGTTCAACCAGTGGGTGGTCGAGCCGGGCGACGTGCTGGGAGAGGGCTTCCTTGTGCGCTAG